A section of the Glycine max mitochondrion, complete genome genome encodes:
- the orf103a-2 gene encoding hypothetical protein: MLYQLSYTPKKNIDSNIVVNKDGCRKEGGPSSHHIKGAQLCMRLVLRSKRRIRARVSTPARKRPYSTSAPLLVSCFHSLKILSTKEGQRGILKLLSLTPSTRR; encoded by the coding sequence ATGCTCTACCAACTGAGCTATACACCCAAAAAAAATATAGATAGTAATATAGTAGTAAATAAAGATGGGTGCAGAAAAGAGGGCGGCCCCTCTTCTCATCATATTAAAGGGGCGCAGCTCTGTATGAGGCTCGTACTGCGGAGCAAGCGAAGAATAAGGGCGCGCGTTAGCACTCCTGCAAGAAAACGGCCTTACTCAACAAGCGCACCTTTATTAGTAAGTTGTTTCCACTCATTGAAGATTCTATCTACAAAAGAAGGTCAACGGGGGATACTCAAGTTGCTCTCACTGACACCATCTACGAGAAGGTGA
- the orf110e gene encoding hypothetical protein, with protein sequence MKEGKEDARKRSGKLRRYRGKQSLLSRSCPLASPRSNRQAKSTRSSLVCLLIAVKPMVRIGHIGDLQLGIYTKNLKTTTGNTPFIMVYGAEAIIPRSPVYDWQYRIDWET encoded by the coding sequence ATGAAAGAAGGAAAGGAGGACGCGAGGAAAAGAAGCGGGAAATTGCGTAGATACAGAGGAAAGCAATCCCTCTTATCACGCTCATGCCCCTTAGCTTCACCTAGATCGAATAGACAGGCCAAATCAACTCGGTCTTCATTAGTATGCTTACTCATTGCTGTGAAACCAATGGTGAGGATTGGTCACATAGGTGACCTACAGCTGGGCATATACACTAAAAACCTAAAAACAACGACTGGAAACACTCCATTCATCATGGTGTATGGTGCTGAAGCTATCATTCCCCGGTCACCAGTCTACGATTGGCAGTACCGCATCGATTGGGAGACATAG
- the orf109 gene encoding hypothetical protein, giving the protein MFIFPREGDQRSRSRSQPSSSWEGACEGEGPNFVSSNGAQVSFLILCNTSSSTYVSRRTIHFMKNLRLLAAESLSPLVVGLFSFPRWHEERVHSTSSYCENKIFGALSL; this is encoded by the coding sequence ATGTTCATCTTCCCGCGTGAGGGTGATCAGCGTTCTCGTTCACGAAGCCAACCGAGTAGCTCATGGGAAGGAGCATGTGAGGGAGAAGGACCAAACTTCGTCTCTTCGAACGGAGCCCAGGTTTCCTTTTTGATACTATGTAACACCTCCTCATCAACATACGTTTCCCGAAGAACCATTCATTTCATGAAAAACCTGCGCTTGTTAGCAGCTGAATCACTCTCTCCTCTCGTAGTGGGCCTCTTTTCTTTCCCCCGCTGGCATGAGGAAAGGGTCCATTCCACTAGCTCTTATTGTGAAAATAAAATTTTTGGTGCGCTTTCCCTTTGA
- the atp6-1 gene encoding ATPase subunit 6 — translation MKIGDLYFSFTNPSLFMLLTLSLVLLLFHFVTKNGGGKLVPNAWQSLVELIYDFVPNLVNEQIAGNVKQRFFPCISVTFTFSLFCNPQGMIPYSFTVTSHFLITLGLSFSIFIGITIVGFQRNGLHFLSFSLPAGVPLPLAPFLVLLELIPHCFRALSSGIRLFANMMAGHSSVKILSGSAWTMLCMNDLFYFIGDLGPLFIVLALTGPELGVAISQAHVSTISICIYLNDAINLHQTG, via the coding sequence ATGAAGATAGGTGACTTGTATTTCTCATTCACAAATCCCTCTTTGTTTATGCTGCTCACTCTCAGTTTGGTCTTACTGCTGTTTCATTTTGTTACTAAAAATGGAGGAGGAAAGTTAGTACCCAATGCTTGGCAATCCTTGGTAGAGCTTATTTATGATTTCGTGCCGAACCTGGTAAACGAACAAATAGCCGGAAATGTGAAACAAAGGTTTTTCCCTTGCATCTCGGTCACTTTTACTTTTTCGTTATTTTGTAATCCCCAGGGTATGATACCTTATAGCTTCACAGTTACAAGTCATTTTCTCATTACTTTGGGTCTCTCATTTTCTATTTTTATTGGCATTACTATAGTGGGATTTCAAAGAAATGGGCTTCATTTTTTAAGCTTCTCATTACCCGCAGGAGTCCCACTGCCGTTAGCACCTTTTTTAGTACTCCTTGAGCTAATCCCTCATTGTTTTCGCGCATTAAGCTCAGGAATACGTTTATTTGCTAATATGATGGCCGGTCATAGTTCAGTAAAGATTTTAAGTGGGTCCGCTTGGACTATGCTATGTATGAATGATCTTTTCTATTTCATAGGAGATCTTGGTCCTTTATTTATAGTTCTTGCATTAACCGGTCCGGAATTAGGTGTAGCTATATCACAAGCTCATGTTTCTACGATCTCAATCTGTATATACTTGAATGATGCTATAAATCTCCATCAAACTGGATAG
- the orf110a gene encoding hypothetical protein, translated as MSVIRGIAFLCIYAISRFFSSRPPFLLSFFVGSQGYRLLVVRGGISGSAADPNYPSGDSVTHCFLSFQSLWVLCFKSLVYLSFNGLPSGEALTTGISGSSSPATGTSLAT; from the coding sequence ATGAGCGTGATAAGAGGGATTGCTTTCCTCTGTATCTACGCAATTTCCCGCTTCTTTTCCTCGCGTCCTCCTTTCCTTCTTTCATTCTTTGTTGGCTCGCAGGGATATCGATTACTGGTCGTAAGGGGCGGGATATCTGGTTCAGCAGCAGATCCTAATTACCCTTCTGGTGACTCCGTAACTCATTGCTTCCTCTCTTTTCAAAGCTTGTGGGTGCTCTGCTTCAAGAGTCTAGTCTATTTATCATTTAACGGATTGCCGAGCGGAGAAGCGTTAACTACTGGGATATCGGGGAGTTCCTCTCCAGCTACTGGAACTTCCCTCGCTACATGA